A region of the Drosophila subobscura isolate 14011-0131.10 chromosome J, UCBerk_Dsub_1.0, whole genome shotgun sequence genome:
GACATTCGCCAGATACATAGcggagcaaacaaaaatatttacacaatgtCGAGAAACCAAATAGTTACACGGCTTTCTGAAGCCCAAGATCTGTATAAAAGACCTGCTCTGAGGCAGATTCAAGCACAGCACATTACCATGCGCTTCTCATTCGTTCTCCTTCTCGCGGTCCTCGGCTGCTTCCTGCTGGCCCAGGAGAGTGGCGCTGCCACAGGCACGAGCACAACCGTCGCGGCAACGACCAGCGCTTCGGCTACAACTACTGTCGCGTCCACGGCCACTACAACAGTCGCTCCTTCCACCGCAACCACCACCGTTGCCTCTTCGACCTCGGACACGACCACAGCGTCCTCATCATCTTCAGGCTCCAACTCCGCAGCGGCCAGGCGTCGTCGACGTCGCCGTCGTCTGGCTCGTCAGCGCCAGCGCCGTGAGCGCCAGAGGCAGCGCCAGACCCAGAGGCTCCGCAACAGGATTCAGAACCAGCGCCGTGTGATCAACGAACTCCAAGGTTAAGCGGAA
Encoded here:
- the LOC117895621 gene encoding general transcriptional corepressor trfA-like, whose translation is MSRNQIVTRLSEAQDLYKRPALRQIQAQHITMRFSFVLLLAVLGCFLLAQESGAATGTSTTVAATTSASATTTVASTATTTVAPSTATTTVASSTSDTTTASSSSSGSNSAAARRRRRRRRLARQRQRRERQRQRQTQRLRNRIQNQRRVINELQG